A stretch of Patagioenas fasciata isolate bPatFas1 chromosome 4, bPatFas1.hap1, whole genome shotgun sequence DNA encodes these proteins:
- the LOC139827970 gene encoding E3 ubiquitin-protein ligase RNF4-like encodes MSTTQRKRRGGAVNSRQARKRNRVMASTAEMASEAEPIELEESAGEEVVDLTCESSDPVVVDLTHNDSVVDAPAAIQTRSSRTGLWVSSAGIVPQPLPRRGLEPHDRICLAPAPGPPKRTVSLGLVIFFFFSSW; translated from the exons ATGAGCACA ACGCAACGAAAGCGCCGTGGAGGAGCAGTTAATTCTAGGCAAGCTCGGAAGCGAAACAGGGTGATGGCTTCCACCGCAGAAATGGCTTCAGAAGCAGAGCCAATAGAACTTGAAGAAAGTG CTGGTGAAGAAGTAGTAGATCTCACATGTGAATCTTCGGATCCTGTAGTCGTCGATCTGACTCACAATGATTCTGTTGTG GATGCCCCTGCTGCCATACAAACCAGAAGCAGCAGGACTGGTCTGTGGGTATCTTCTGCTGGGATTGTTCCTCAGCCTTTGCCAAGGAGAGGCCTGGAACCCCATGACAGAATCTGCCTGGCCCCAGCTCCGGGTCCACCAAAGAGAACAGTGAGTTtgggtttggttattttttttttcttcagcagctggtaA
- the LOC136101023 gene encoding E3 ubiquitin-protein ligase RNF4: MSTTQRKRRGGAVNSRQARKRNRVMASTAEMASEAEPIELEESAGEEVVDLTCESSDPVVVDLTHNDSVVIVEENQRQRRNLRLRSQRQSDSCVLSSDDEDETRDNDVYVTDKVSQELGPLEDETASSKPSGTVSCPICMDGYSEIVQSGRLIVSTKCGHVFCSQCLRDSLRNANSCPTCRKKLTHRQYHPIYI, translated from the exons ATGAGCACA ACGCAACGAAAGCGCCGTGGAGGAGCAGTTAATTCTAGGCAAGCTCGGAAGCGAAACAGGGTGATGGCTTCCACCGCAGAAATGGCTTCAGAAGCAGAGCCAATAGAACTTGAAGAAAGTG CTGGTGAAGAAGTAGTAGATCTCACATGTGAATCTTCGGATCCTGTAGTCGTCGATCTGACTCACAATGATTCTGTTGTG ATTGTTGAAG AGAATCAACGACAAAGGAGAAATCTTAGACTAAGAAGCCAGCGACAGTCGGACAGCTGTGTACTGAGTAGCGATGATGAAGATGAAACAAGAGATAATGATGTTTATGTGACAGATAAAGTGTCTCAAGAGCTGGGACCACTAGAAGATGAAACTGCAAGTTCAAA GCCGTCTGGTACCGTCAGCTGTCCCATCTGCATGGACGGCTACTCCGAG ATTGTGCAAAGCGGACGACTGATTGTGTCGACCAAATGCGGCCACGTCTTCTGCAGCCAGTGCCTCCGTGATTCCCTTAGGAATGCCAACTCCTGCCCAACCTGCAGGAAGAAACTCACTCACAGACAATATCATCCCATTTATATatga